Within the Granulicella sibirica genome, the region GCGCTCTCCGGCCTCGGCCTTTTCCTCTTCGGTGACTTCTTTTTCTTTCGAATACCCCGCAGCGCCGTTGACCGCGACGGCGATGACGCAGACGAAGACGCCAACAAGGATGATCTGACCGGAAGACTCACGCGCGATCGCCCCGATCTGTCCGTGAAAGATGGGAGGGACGAGCGTTCCGAAGGCGGTGCACAGGCCGAGGGCGATGGCGTATCCGAGGGCGATCCCGAGATAGCGGATGGCGAGTCCGAAGGTGAGGCCGCCCACTCCCCAAAGCACGCCGAACAGAAGTGCATATTCCAGGCTCTCGTGGGGAGCCGCGCGCAGAATGCCAAACAGGTTCGGAACCAGGAGCGACGCGAAGAACATCGGAGCAATCAGCCATGCCGCTACCCCTTGGATCAGCCAGTACACCTCCCACGACCACCGCTTGATGCCGCGAAACGGGATGAAGTTGGTGGCCGACGCGAAGCCGCCGATCCAGTGGTAGATGACGCCGATAAACGGATTTGCTCCCAAGAGACGTGCCTCGATGACCAACTGGAATTCGCTAAGAACGCGTCCCATCGTAACCGATGGCGTATACCACTTGGAAATAAACTCCCTATTGGACTATTGTGAATGGGTGATCTGGACCGGAGCGTGTCTCCGTCAGCCAGCCAAGGGGATCATCCTGCAAGTTGCACTCTTCATCACCTGCTATAACGACACGCTCTTCCCGGAGACGGGAAAGGCAGTCGTTCGCGTCCTCGAGCGGCTTGGCCACACGGTGGTGTTTCCCGCAGGCCAGACGTGCTGCGGGCAGATGCACTACAACACCGGCTATCAAGCGGAGGCGATGCCCCTGCTGGAACGCTTTGTAGCGCAGTTCAAAGGTTCGGAGGCGGTCGTTGTTCCATCTTCTTCGTGCGTGGCGATGATGCGGGATCACTATCCGAAGATGGCGGCGCACATCGGCAATGCTGACCTGACGCGCGAGGTTGAAGCGCTGTTGCCGAACGTTTACGAGTTTTCGGAGTTTCTGACGAAGCGGCTTGGGCTCGAGGACGTTGGAGCCTTCTACCCGCACCGGGTGACGTACCACGCAAGCTGCCATGGTCTGCGCAACCTCGGGCTTGGCGACGGGCCTCTGAAGCTGTTGAAGGCGGTGCGGGGAATCGACCTCGTCGAGTTGCAGGGACTGGAAGAGTGCTGCGGCTTTGGCGGAACGTTCGCCGTGAAGAACGCAGAAGTCTCGAGCGCGATGCTTGCGGACAAGACGCGGGCTGTTCTGAACACACGGGCCGAGGCCTGCACGGCGTGCGATAACAGTTGCCTGATGCATATCCAGGGGTCGCTGCACCGGCAGAGGACTGGCGTGCATACGGTTCACCTGGCGGAGATCCTGGCGAGCGAAGCGGGAGGCGCGGCATGAGCGGCGTCGCGCTCGATCCGAAGACGGCTCCGACTTTCCCGATGGCGGCGAAGGTGCTCGTCGGGGACACGCAGATGCGGAAGAACGTGCGTCACGCGACGGACATCATCCAGGCGAAGCGGGCTCGCGTTGTGGGCGAAATGCCGGACTGGCAGGAGCTTCGGGAGACCGGGCGCAGGGTTCGCGAGCACACGATGAAGTTCCTGGATGTGTATCTCGAGGAGTTCGAACGGAAATGCACGGCCGCGGGTGGCGTGGTGCACTGGGCGAAGGACGCGGACGAGGCGCGGCAGATCGTCATCGGGCTCGTGAAGGCTTCGGGGTCGCACGAGGTCATCAAGATCAAGTCGATGACGACGGAGGAGATTCAGCTCAACAAGGCTCTGGAAGGCGCGGGGATTACACCGTACGAGACGGACCTGGCCGAGCTGATCATTCAGCTTGGGGGCGACCAGCCGTCGCACATCGTCGTTCCGGCGCTGCATAAGAACAGGCAGCAGATTCGCGAGATCTTCAAGCGGGAGATGAATCTGCCGAACCTTGGCGATACGCCGCAGGATCTTGCGGACGCAGCGCGTCTGTTTCTGCGGAAGAAGTTTCTGACGGTGAAGACAGGCGTGAGCGGGGCGAACTTCCTGATCGCGGAGACGGGTGGGGTGTGCGTCGTCGAGAGCGAAGGGAACGGGCGGATGTGCCTGACGCTGCCGGAGACGCTGATTACAATTGCCGGCATCGATAAGGTCGTGCCGCGGTTGGCGGATCTCGAGGTGCTGCTGCAGTTGCTTCCACGGTCGGCTACGGGGGAGCGGATGAACCCGTATAACTCGATCTGGAATGGGGTGGATCCGCGCGGGGTGGATGGTCCGAAGGCGTTCCATATAGTGCTGATGGACAATGCGCGGACGAAGGTTCTCGAGGATAGCGAGGGACGGCAGACGCTGAACTGCATACGCTGCGGTGCCTGCCAGAACGCGTGCCCAGTGTATCGGCAGACGGGTGGCCATGCGTATGGGTCGGTGTATGCGGGGCCGATTGGGGCGATCCTGACGCCGCAGTTGCAGGAGATGCACTATGCGCAGACGCTGCCGTATGCGTCGTCGCTGTGTGGGGCGTGCTACGAGGTGTGCCCGGTGAAGATCAATATTCCGGAGGTACTGGTGCATCTGCGGAACAGGGTCGTCGAGCAGAAGGGGTTCTTCGATCCCGAAGCTGCGGCGATGAAGACGGTGGGGATGATCTTTCGCAGCGAGAGGCGGTTTCGCGCGGCGCAGCGGTTCGGGCGGATGGCAGAGACGCCGCTGGTGGACAAGGATGGATGGATTGGCTGGCTGCCCGGGCTGCTCGGCGGATGGACGCAGGTGAGGGATCTGCGGGAGATGCCGAAGGAGACGTTTCGCGACTGGTGGGAGAAGCGTGGGGGTGCGTCGTGAATGCTTCGACCGCAAGTAGAGAGTTGATGCTTGGGCGGATTCGCACGGCGAATGCTGCTGCGGGGGCGGGCGCGGGGAATGCTGCGGAGGAGTGGGCAGCCATTCCGCGGGAGTATCGGCGGACTTCGACCCTGGGGCGGGAAGCGGTGCTGGAGTTGCTGGAGGATCGGCTGCGGGACTATGACGCGCATGTTTTGCGCGTGGCTTCGGAGGGCGTGGCAGCTGCGGTGCTGGGGATGCTCGGGGAACGGGGGCGGACGCGGATGCTGGCGGCGCCGGGCGTTACCGCGGCATGGCTGCCGGAGGGGTTTGCATTTGCGGTGGACGATGGGCTATCGGTTGAGTCGATCGATCGGTTTGAAGGGGTGATGACGGAGTCGACTTTGGCGATCGCGGAGACGGGGACGATTGTGTTGCAGACGGTGCCCGGGCAGGGCCGGCGGGCGGTGTCGCTTGTGCCGGACTATCACCTTTGCCTGGTGAGGGCATCGGCGGTGGTTGCGACTGTGCCGGAGGCGATGGATGTGTTGGCAACGCGGCCGGCGTTTGCGACGACGTTTATCTCGGGGCCGTCGGCGACGGCGGACATCGAAATGACACGCATCAAGGGTGTGCATGGGCCACGGTTTCTGGATGTGCTGCTTGTGATGGATGACGTTGCGCGTTCGGCGTAGGACGTTTTGCGGTTGACGGATTTCTGATGGATGACGGTTCAGGAGAGGGTGCGATGAGTACAAATAATGGAGTGCGGTCGGCGGGGACGGAACGGGTGTGGGCGGCGCTGGATAGCTTCAAGATCGAGGTGCCGTCCTGGGGATTCGCGAACACGGGAACGCGGTTCGGGAAGTTCATGCAGCCGGCGGCGGCGAGCACGATCGCGCAGAAGTTTGCCGACGCGGCCGAGGTAAATCGGTTGACGGGAGCGGTGCCGACGGTTGCGCTGCATGTCCTGTGGGATTTGCCGAAGGGGCTTGGCAGCGTGGACGAGATCAAGGGGCTTGAGGCCAAGCATGGGATCAAGTCGGGGTCGATCAACCCGAACCTCTTCCAGGAGCAGGAGTATAAGTACGGGTCGATCTGTAACCCGAACCCGGAGGTGCGGGCGAAGGCACTGGCGCACCTGATCGAATCGGTGGAGATTGGCAAGGCGCTTGGCTCGAAGGACGTTTCGATGTGGGTGTCGGATGGGTCGAACTACCCGGGGACGCAGAGCATGCGGCGTCGGGTGGAGTGGATGGAGGAGATCCTGGGCAAGACGCATGCCGCGCTTGGTGACGAGCAAAGGATGCTCGTGGAGTACAAGCCGTTCGAGCCGGCTTTCTATCACACGGATATCGCGGACTGGGGGATGGCGCTCGAACTGGCTCGGCGGGCAGGGCCGAAGGCTAAGGTGCTCGTCGACACGGGGCATCATTACCAGGGGACGAACATCGAGCAGATCGTTGCGTGGCTTCTGCACCTGAATGCTTTGGGTGGGTTTCACTTCAACGATCGGAAGTATGCGGATGACGATCTGACGCTTGGGTCCATCGATCCGTACCAGGTGTTTCGGATCTTCCACGAGATGCTTTCGGCGAAGAAGGACGAGACGGCCGGGGTGGCGTTCATGATCGACCAGAGCCACAATATGAAAGGGAAGATGGAGGCGATGGTGCAGACGGTGGTCGCGGCGCAGGAGATGTATGCGAAGGCTGCGCTTGTCGACCAGGAGATGCTCGCCGGGCTTCAGGACGAGTGCCGTCTGGTGGAAGCGGAAGAGTGCTTCCGGTCAGCGTTCTGGACGGATGTTCGGCCGCTGGTGCGGGAGTGGAGAACGGCGCGTGGGCTTCCGGCTGATCCACTGGACAGTCTGCGAACGGGCCGGTATCTCGAGTCGATTACCCGCGAGCGGGAGGCTGCGAATGCGGGGGCGGGATCGAGCTACGCCTGAGGAAATTCAATCGGGAATCACAGCGGAACAGTTTCGTGATTGAATGAGGGGCGTAAGCGCTGTAGTTGCGGCATTCCCAGTTCATTGCGGAGCAAGAACGTTGCAGAAGACGACGAAACGACTTTACCTGATTCCCGTGCTGTCGAAGGCGCTCGATATTCTCGAGCTTCTCCAGGCTGAGAACCAGCCGATGACGCTCGAGGCGGTTCACCGGCAGACGCGTATCTCGAAGACGACGGTCTATCGCGTGCTGAAGACTTTCGTTCATCGCGGGTACATCGCGCAGGCCCAGGATGGAACATACCGGCAGGTGACG harbors:
- a CDS encoding LutB/LldF family L-lactate oxidation iron-sulfur protein; translation: MSGVALDPKTAPTFPMAAKVLVGDTQMRKNVRHATDIIQAKRARVVGEMPDWQELRETGRRVREHTMKFLDVYLEEFERKCTAAGGVVHWAKDADEARQIVIGLVKASGSHEVIKIKSMTTEEIQLNKALEGAGITPYETDLAELIIQLGGDQPSHIVVPALHKNRQQIREIFKREMNLPNLGDTPQDLADAARLFLRKKFLTVKTGVSGANFLIAETGGVCVVESEGNGRMCLTLPETLITIAGIDKVVPRLADLEVLLQLLPRSATGERMNPYNSIWNGVDPRGVDGPKAFHIVLMDNARTKVLEDSEGRQTLNCIRCGACQNACPVYRQTGGHAYGSVYAGPIGAILTPQLQEMHYAQTLPYASSLCGACYEVCPVKINIPEVLVHLRNRVVEQKGFFDPEAAAMKTVGMIFRSERRFRAAQRFGRMAETPLVDKDGWIGWLPGLLGGWTQVRDLREMPKETFRDWWEKRGGAS
- a CDS encoding LutC/YkgG family protein — encoded protein: MGEAWGCVVNASTASRELMLGRIRTANAAAGAGAGNAAEEWAAIPREYRRTSTLGREAVLELLEDRLRDYDAHVLRVASEGVAAAVLGMLGERGRTRMLAAPGVTAAWLPEGFAFAVDDGLSVESIDRFEGVMTESTLAIAETGTIVLQTVPGQGRRAVSLVPDYHLCLVRASAVVATVPEAMDVLATRPAFATTFISGPSATADIEMTRIKGVHGPRFLDVLLVMDDVARSA
- a CDS encoding (Fe-S)-binding protein, whose translation is MQVALFITCYNDTLFPETGKAVVRVLERLGHTVVFPAGQTCCGQMHYNTGYQAEAMPLLERFVAQFKGSEAVVVPSSSCVAMMRDHYPKMAAHIGNADLTREVEALLPNVYEFSEFLTKRLGLEDVGAFYPHRVTYHASCHGLRNLGLGDGPLKLLKAVRGIDLVELQGLEECCGFGGTFAVKNAEVSSAMLADKTRAVLNTRAEACTACDNSCLMHIQGSLHRQRTGVHTVHLAEILASEAGGAA
- a CDS encoding TIM barrel protein; this translates as MSTNNGVRSAGTERVWAALDSFKIEVPSWGFANTGTRFGKFMQPAAASTIAQKFADAAEVNRLTGAVPTVALHVLWDLPKGLGSVDEIKGLEAKHGIKSGSINPNLFQEQEYKYGSICNPNPEVRAKALAHLIESVEIGKALGSKDVSMWVSDGSNYPGTQSMRRRVEWMEEILGKTHAALGDEQRMLVEYKPFEPAFYHTDIADWGMALELARRAGPKAKVLVDTGHHYQGTNIEQIVAWLLHLNALGGFHFNDRKYADDDLTLGSIDPYQVFRIFHEMLSAKKDETAGVAFMIDQSHNMKGKMEAMVQTVVAAQEMYAKAALVDQEMLAGLQDECRLVEAEECFRSAFWTDVRPLVREWRTARGLPADPLDSLRTGRYLESITREREAANAGAGSSYA